From Novipirellula artificiosorum, the proteins below share one genomic window:
- a CDS encoding peptide MFS transporter, whose product MSGDNDGIPKDGVHPEQNPYHFSDVEMDREPDTAVAPDELQLKQPPGLWVLFITEMWERFSYYGMRALLVLYLIASTQTQIENSSGEMVANTNPGFGWTEANAAILYAIYTWAVYLTPIAGGWLADKLLGTHRSMLLGGWIIALGHITLAGTELFGVTAGEVVTLQTSPGALICFLLGLGLIIIGTGFFKPCVSVMVGQLYGPQDDRRDSGFTIFYMGINLGAFLSPIIAGTLGQKVGWHWGFGSAAVGMILGLIFYQIYRPKYLAGVGLSPKQVAEDRAAGVVNRSHVDETELTRSFNKVDLQRLLVILILAFFGNIFFWAAFEQAGSSLNVFAEQNTNRTILGYEFPSTWYQSVNALTIVLCAPLFSILWVWLEKRKANPSTPVKFAIGLWLLGLAFVAMVLAALEATGGELAAPYWLLITYVICTWAELCLSPVGLSMVTKLAPARLQSLMMGVWFLSFSVANLLGGLMAAFSTKFKPGPEGQPPEASFIFEGLPGFYLLLILLPMVAGFIIFALSPILKRMMHGVK is encoded by the coding sequence ATGAGTGGTGACAACGACGGCATTCCGAAAGATGGTGTGCATCCCGAACAGAATCCCTACCATTTTTCGGACGTCGAGATGGACCGAGAGCCTGATACGGCGGTCGCACCGGATGAGCTTCAACTCAAACAGCCACCGGGGTTGTGGGTTTTGTTCATCACGGAAATGTGGGAGCGATTCAGTTACTACGGGATGCGTGCCCTGTTGGTGCTGTATTTGATCGCTTCGACACAGACTCAAATTGAAAATTCGAGTGGCGAGATGGTCGCCAACACGAACCCCGGTTTTGGTTGGACCGAAGCGAACGCCGCGATCCTGTATGCGATCTACACGTGGGCCGTCTACCTCACACCGATCGCCGGTGGTTGGCTTGCCGACAAACTGCTCGGCACGCATCGATCGATGTTGTTGGGTGGATGGATTATCGCATTGGGGCATATCACCTTGGCGGGGACCGAGCTTTTCGGTGTCACCGCGGGCGAAGTGGTCACTCTGCAAACCAGCCCCGGCGCATTGATTTGTTTTCTGTTGGGTCTCGGTTTGATCATTATCGGCACCGGCTTCTTTAAGCCGTGTGTTAGCGTGATGGTGGGCCAGTTGTATGGCCCCCAAGACGATCGTCGAGACTCGGGATTCACCATTTTCTATATGGGAATCAATCTTGGTGCGTTTTTATCACCGATCATCGCAGGCACCCTCGGCCAAAAAGTTGGCTGGCATTGGGGTTTTGGTTCGGCAGCGGTTGGCATGATCTTGGGGTTGATCTTCTATCAAATCTATCGTCCCAAGTACCTTGCGGGAGTCGGTCTATCGCCCAAGCAGGTTGCCGAGGATCGGGCGGCCGGTGTGGTCAATCGTTCTCATGTCGATGAAACCGAACTGACGCGATCGTTCAATAAGGTGGACTTGCAACGACTGCTTGTCATCTTGATCTTGGCCTTCTTCGGTAACATTTTCTTTTGGGCGGCCTTTGAACAAGCTGGGAGCTCGTTGAATGTGTTCGCAGAGCAAAACACCAACCGAACGATCTTGGGTTATGAGTTTCCTTCCACTTGGTATCAATCGGTCAATGCGCTGACCATCGTTCTTTGCGCGCCACTGTTTTCTATCCTCTGGGTCTGGTTGGAGAAACGAAAAGCGAATCCATCCACACCGGTCAAGTTTGCAATCGGTTTGTGGTTGTTGGGATTGGCCTTCGTTGCCATGGTGCTTGCTGCACTGGAAGCGACCGGAGGCGAGTTGGCAGCCCCCTATTGGCTGCTGATCACCTACGTGATTTGTACCTGGGCCGAATTGTGCTTGTCCCCCGTTGGTTTGTCGATGGTGACTAAATTGGCGCCCGCGCGGTTGCAATCGCTGATGATGGGGGTTTGGTTCTTGTCGTTCTCGGTGGCCAACTTGCTGGGCGGCTTGATGGCCGCGTTTTCGACCAAGTTCAAGCCGGGGCCCGAAGGGCAGCCCCCTGAGGCATCGTTTATCTTCGAAGGGTTGCCGGGGTTCTACCTGCTGCTGATCTTGCTACCGATGGTTGCGGGATTCATCATTTTTGCCTTGTCCCCAATCTTAAAACGAATGATGCATGGGGTAAAATAG
- a CDS encoding AAA family ATPase produces MNDNDESRLIGMLRRVIRDCGKLYNQCGKWMVRRYPSLIEGDPNTFVELMDDLHRGLLVKVYVTIVRADDKWTAPEKRVAAAMIEHLWGQQLHGAQLREAAVGLFQQADQLTWESLVAPFVRYTPLSDSKVQVETIVMRLANLVAKCDGQTMPEEGVALHTLQRSIDMALHPADPKSVLAPLGTSSSEGPSASAYQYAQKQAEESDEAMSEAESQEDRQRRLQAAMQELDSLIGLQSVKDRVRSYANFLKLQQQRRDAGLSTMPISLHMTFVGNPGTGKTTVARIVGQILGALGTLENGHVIETDRSGLVAEYAGQTAPKTNKLCDSARGGVLFIDEAYSLIDASGDDAYGREAIQTLLKRMEDDRESMAVILAGYSDEMAKMIRSNPGLSSRINTRIDFEDYSPADLGRIFESLCRQNQYQLPSPARHRLLLGFHHLHQHRDRHFGNGRMVRNAFEDTVRRLADRIAEVAQLTESLLTVLVESDICVPRVSGEELDALASQPHTLRIRCSGCQRLVRIQPGSLGMQVRCKKCEQVQLADWAEVC; encoded by the coding sequence ATGAACGATAACGACGAATCTCGTTTGATCGGTATGCTACGTCGCGTCATCCGCGATTGTGGCAAGTTGTACAATCAGTGCGGGAAATGGATGGTGCGCCGCTATCCCAGTTTGATTGAAGGCGATCCGAACACGTTCGTCGAATTGATGGATGATCTGCACCGCGGGTTGTTGGTGAAGGTCTACGTGACGATTGTCCGAGCCGACGACAAATGGACGGCACCGGAAAAACGTGTGGCAGCCGCGATGATCGAACACCTTTGGGGCCAGCAACTCCACGGTGCTCAGCTCCGCGAGGCCGCTGTGGGGCTGTTCCAACAAGCGGACCAATTGACTTGGGAGTCGCTGGTCGCCCCGTTTGTTCGCTACACCCCCTTGTCCGACAGCAAGGTGCAAGTGGAAACGATCGTGATGCGATTGGCCAACCTCGTTGCCAAGTGCGACGGACAGACCATGCCCGAAGAAGGGGTCGCGTTGCACACGCTGCAACGTTCGATCGATATGGCACTCCATCCCGCGGATCCCAAGTCGGTTCTTGCTCCCTTGGGGACCTCTTCATCGGAAGGCCCGTCGGCATCGGCGTATCAGTACGCACAAAAGCAAGCGGAGGAATCGGATGAGGCGATGTCCGAAGCCGAGAGCCAAGAGGACCGTCAACGGCGTTTGCAAGCGGCCATGCAAGAACTCGACTCGCTGATTGGGCTGCAATCGGTCAAGGACCGCGTGCGAAGTTATGCCAACTTCCTGAAGCTTCAGCAACAGCGGCGTGATGCGGGATTGTCGACCATGCCGATCAGCTTACACATGACGTTTGTTGGCAATCCGGGAACGGGCAAGACGACCGTTGCGAGAATTGTAGGGCAAATCCTCGGCGCACTCGGCACTCTGGAAAATGGCCATGTGATTGAAACGGATCGCAGCGGATTGGTCGCCGAGTATGCAGGGCAAACGGCACCGAAGACCAATAAGTTGTGTGACTCGGCGCGAGGCGGTGTGCTGTTTATCGACGAAGCTTACAGTTTGATCGATGCCTCGGGCGATGACGCGTACGGTCGAGAAGCGATTCAGACGCTGCTGAAACGGATGGAAGACGATCGCGAATCGATGGCGGTCATTTTAGCCGGATACAGTGATGAGATGGCCAAGATGATTCGAAGCAATCCTGGATTGTCCTCGCGAATCAACACACGGATCGATTTCGAGGATTATTCGCCAGCCGATCTGGGACGGATCTTTGAGTCATTGTGCCGTCAAAACCAATATCAATTGCCGAGCCCGGCACGACATCGATTGCTGCTGGGATTTCACCATCTGCATCAGCACCGAGACCGCCATTTTGGAAACGGAAGAATGGTGCGGAATGCCTTTGAAGATACCGTGCGGCGGTTGGCGGACCGGATTGCCGAGGTCGCGCAATTGACCGAATCGCTGTTGACGGTCTTGGTGGAAAGCGACATCTGCGTGCCAAGAGTTAGCGGCGAAGAGCTCGATGCGTTAGCATCCCAGCCACACACGCTTCGAATCCGGTGCAGTGGCTGTCAGCGCTTGGTTCGAATTCAACCGGGCTCGCTCGGGATGCAAGTGCGATGCAAGAAATGCGAGCAGGTACAGTTGGCGGATTGGGCAGAGGTTTGCTGA
- a CDS encoding HDOD domain-containing protein encodes MSTAIDPTTLEDVFHSEVLPALPHSAIALLQLSQRADVGPAEFAKPIEADPGLMGQVLKFVNSSYFGFSREIMSVQQSLTLVGSRAITNFALWNAVFSVIPNPKFGPFDLKSLWQDSLRRAIFARKLGRNLKVENAEDLFAGALLQDMAIPLLLKELPEQYQSLVERRAMEGRRLSGLEQEMFGWNHADAAALLASRWSLPQEFIALIAQHTQIGDLLDQGEPARGSACVALASLLPSCSELSWTEQAEFTQAFERLTGTDTKALAELFAIVDESTADFAPLLKLPAPAKSLASYLKS; translated from the coding sequence ATGTCGACTGCAATCGATCCCACAACGCTTGAAGACGTCTTTCACTCGGAAGTCTTGCCAGCCTTACCTCACAGCGCGATCGCACTGCTTCAGCTTTCGCAACGGGCCGACGTGGGGCCAGCTGAGTTTGCCAAGCCGATCGAAGCCGATCCAGGATTAATGGGGCAAGTGCTGAAGTTCGTCAATTCGTCGTACTTTGGATTTAGTCGGGAAATCATGAGCGTTCAACAATCCTTGACGCTCGTTGGCAGCCGTGCCATCACCAACTTTGCTTTGTGGAACGCGGTCTTCAGCGTGATTCCGAATCCAAAATTCGGTCCCTTTGACTTGAAGTCCCTTTGGCAGGATTCGCTGCGCCGAGCGATTTTTGCGCGCAAACTTGGACGGAACCTGAAGGTCGAGAACGCGGAAGACCTGTTCGCGGGTGCTTTGCTGCAAGACATGGCAATCCCGTTGCTGTTAAAGGAATTGCCCGAACAATACCAAAGCTTGGTCGAACGACGGGCGATGGAAGGGCGGCGTTTGAGTGGGCTCGAACAAGAAATGTTTGGCTGGAACCACGCCGATGCCGCGGCACTGTTGGCAAGTCGTTGGAGTCTGCCGCAAGAGTTCATCGCACTGATCGCGCAGCATACGCAAATCGGAGACCTGCTCGACCAGGGCGAACCGGCTCGGGGCAGCGCCTGCGTCGCGCTTGCGTCACTGCTACCTTCCTGTAGCGAACTATCGTGGACCGAACAAGCTGAATTCACCCAGGCCTTTGAGCGGCTGACGGGAACCGACACCAAAGCGCTCGCCGAACTGTTTGCCATCGTGGATGAATCGACCGCCGACTTTGCGCCGCTGTTGAAACTGCCCGCTCCGGCAAAGTCGCTAGCAAGCTATCTAAAATCATAA